The Montipora capricornis isolate CH-2021 chromosome 1, ASM3666992v2, whole genome shotgun sequence genome contains a region encoding:
- the LOC138041907 gene encoding 14-3-3 protein beta/alpha-B-like, with protein MAWKEQKVDLAKLAEQAERYDDMVEEMKYVVENTEEDLTDEERNLLSVAYKNVVGARRSAWRIINSLEEKAKDENKKRLAQNYRLDVENELEKKCEEVLDLIKTKLLELAEKPESEVFYLKMQGDYFRYLVEIKSDDKDKVENSKEAYEKATEKADKLAETHPIRLGLALNFSVFYYEIERDPDKACQLAEGAFNKAMAKMIDHEQNENTEESSYKDSTLILQLLRDNLTLWKQEADEQDEQGGD; from the coding sequence ATGGCTTGGAAAGAACAGAAGGTTGATCTCGCTAAGTTAGCGGAACAAGCTGAGCGTTATGATGACATGGTTGAAGAGATGAAATACGTCGTGGAAAACACCGAAGAGGACCTTACAGATGAGGAAAGAAATCTGTTATCGGTGGCTTACAAGAATGTAGTCGGTGCGAGAAGATCTGCCTGGCGAATTATCAACAGTCTAGAGGAGAAAGCAaaagatgaaaataaaaagCGTTTGGCTCAGAACTATCGCCTAGATGTCGAAAACGAGTTGGAGAAAAAGTGCGAAGAAGTCCTGGACCTGATAAAGACGAAACTCCTGGAATTAGCGGAAAAACCTGAATCCGAAGTGTTCTATTTGAAAATGCAGGGGGATTACTTCCGCTATCTTGTCGAGATTAAGTCAGACGATAAAGATAAAGTAGAAAATTCGAAGGAAGCTTACGAGAAAGCCACAGAGAAGGCTGACAAATTGGCAGAAACACACCCGATTCGGCTGGGTTTGGCTCTCAACTTCTCTGTTTTCTACTATGAGATCGAAAGGGACCCAGACAAAGCATGCCAGCTGGCGGAGGGTGCCTTTAACAAGGCTATGGCAAAGATGATTGATCATGAACAGAACGAGAATACGGAAGAGTCCTCTTACAAGGATAGCACTTTGATATTGCAACTGCTACGAGATAATCTAACGCTTTGGAAGCAAGAAGCCGATGAACAGGACGAACAAGGAGGAGATTGA
- the LOC138041854 gene encoding 14-3-3-like protein 2, translated as MAQREEAVYQAKLAEQAERYDDMVEAMKIVVDNSEEDLNNEERNLLSVAYKNVVGARRSAWRIISSLEQKATEEDKKAFASEYRKKIEKELEDACEEVLELIDNKLLKKVKGETEPKIFYLKMKGDYYRYLVEISGKDNRDDVKLEKSLEAYESATAASAEMSPTHPIRLGLALNFSVFYYEIAENRNKACELAKKAFDDAIAGLDSVSEDTYKDSTLIMQLLRDNLTLWQADDGDDDQRGDELGGEN; from the coding sequence ATGGCCCAAAGAGAAGAAGCCGTCTATCAAGCTAAGTTAGCTGAACAAGCCGAGCGTTATGATGACATGGTTGAAGCGATGAAGATCGTGGTGGATAATAGCGAGGAGGACCTGAACAATGAAGAACGGAATTTGCTGTCTGTGGCGTACAAGAACGTGGTCGGGGCGCGGAGATCTGCTTGGCGAATTATAAGCAGTCTAGAGCAGAAGGCAACAGAAGAGGACAAAAAAGCTTTTGCTTCAGAGTAtcgtaaaaaaatcgaaaagGAACTTGAAGATGCGTGTGAAGAAGTGCTGGAGTTGATCGACAACAAACtcttaaaaaaagttaaaggtGAAACCGAACCAAAGATTTTTTACTTGAAAATGAAAGGGGACTACTATCGGTATTTAGTTGAGATCAGTGGGAAGGATAACCGAGACGATGTGAAACTAGAAAAGTCATTAGAGGCATATGAAAGTGCTACCGCGGCAAGCGCGGAGATGAGTCCAACTCATCCTATAAGACTGGGCTTGGCTCTCAACTTCTCTGTTTTCTACTACGAGATCGCAGAAAACCGTAACAAGGCGTGTGAGTTGGCGAAAAAGGCGTTTGACGACGCAATAGCGGGCTTGGATTCAGTCAGCGAAGATACTTACAAGGATAGTACACTGATAATGCAGCTGCTACGTGATAATTTAACTCTCTGGCAAGCTGATGATGGGGATGACGACCAGAGAGGTGATGAACTCGGCGGAGAAAACTGA